The window TCAGAGGGAATCATTGGCCCAGGTGTTGTCTCCTTACACAGAAAACTTATTTGTATTCCTGACTCAGCTAATATACCATTAGAGACAATCAGCTACAACTCTATAACATCCATCCCCAGTCCTTTATACTATTACTTCCTTGTTATTGTTTCAGAGGTGGTTgcgttttggttttttttttttttccgatcTTAAAAGGGACGCTAATGATATACCACTATCAAATTTGGCCTTATTATTCAAACTGTATCAATTTCTTGATGGGGGTatcattctttataaaatataaagtttcaaAATTCAAGTTTGAAAACTCCAGCCTTAAGTCAATGATAAAGGAAAGGTCTGTTCCACCTCGGCCTTCTCCAGGATCTCTCTCCATGGCCTGGCTCTTACTCCATCACACTTTCATGCACTTCTGTGTCCAATTTTATCATCACAGGTGGACAGTAAATCCCAGCATTGGAAACTTGGGATCTGGAGTCAGGAGGACCCAGACGCAAATCCCAGGTTTGCCTGGGGAGCCCCTCCTTCTCCCCGTTCCCCTTTCCTCAGACTCCTCTTCAGCCCATCTaccctttattgtttttttttttttttgctgaggaagattcaccctgagctaacatctgtgccaatcttcctctgttttgtatgtgggtctccactacagcatggccactgacgagtggtgtaagtctgcacctgggaaccaaacccaggctgctgaagcaaagtgcactgaacttaaccactaggccatggggccagctgcCAACTACCCTTTTTAAGATTactctttcctctcctgtctcctcctcaaGTCTCATCTTCCAAATCAAGTATCACAACCAGAAGCTGGCAAAGGGAATGAAGGCATGCCGGGCACCAAGGGAGGCCTGTGGCAGCAGGCAGGCAAAGGTACCAGCTCCACCAACTGCTGCTGTGCAAGAATGAAGCTGCATTCTTGTCAGATCTTTCCACTTATCTGGAGATCCTTGACCTTCTGCTTTGTACCAAACTCCCTCTtgttaaatgttggcaactaactcaaatatttttaattagacCCAGAGACTGAATCAACCAAAAAAACCGATTCCCCAGTCTTTGAGGAAGTTTCACTTAAACTTTCACAAGAGGTGAGGGAAATATTTACATTCTAGTCTTCTAGGGCAGCCAAATACAGAAGGTGGGGCAAAACCTTTAAATTGCCATATTAAATCAGTTTGACCATTCAGAACCTGCCcaaatatcatcatcatcatcaccattacaATTCCACCTTTGCACAGTTCTGACCTTTAGAACAGGCTTTATTCTAGTGAAGTAAAAACTGGGACCTTTAGTTGACAACTGGCAGTTTTAATTCAATAGAAGAAATGCCTACACTGAAAACATCCACAACTTTGCAGACACGGACTGAgcactcctccccactcccccattCAAAGCTGTCTCTTTTCCAGGTTCACCAGCAACACAGCCCCCACTGCCCCACGCCCCACCTCCCTGCCAAGACTGTCTGCTGCCATGACCCCCTCCCGGGGTTACCAAAGCACAAGAGTGCCCTTGCTAAGCTGCTTGCCCCCGAGTGATTTTCTGTCCTCCCCTCTAAGACCTTTCCCTCCTTACTCCCATCCCTGCCCACCAGGGACCAGCAGGTGGAGGCTTCCCTGTGCTACCCCTTCCCTGAGATACAAGAAGAGGATGGCTAAGGACTCTGACTTGGTTTTCTGAGTCCCAGAATCATGCTAGAGCTTTCGGAGTCTTGCTGCAGAGTGCATGCCACCAGTGCTCCACCAACACACTCCAATCAAGAGACCTCCCTTATCTTTCTGGGTTATTTTCTTGGATTCTCCCCCAAAAACTCCAGGGCAGCTCTCCAAGGCCCCATGTACCCCATACTATTTCTTTAGGCACTATTTTGctcctttaacaaatatttctgtcTGAACTCAGGCCGGTCCTGCTCTGCACTCTTGTAGAAGCAGCACCGGACCCTCTGCCAAGCAGTGGGTGTGGATCAGGACAAAAAGCAAGCGTCCCCAAGCATCCTTGGGTGTGGTGTCACCAGCGCAGGCTTGCCTAATCATCTACAATGGAAACTTGCTGTTGAAAGCCTTATGACAGATAGTTAAAAGGCTTGTCTGAGGGTGGCGGCACCTACAGCCACAAGGTGCAGTTGAGAAGTGCCACTCACTCGCTTTGTCGTTCCTCAGGAGTCggccagcagccctgcccagTGCTCAGCCATGATAAGGAGAGGCTTCCCGGTGGCAGCGAGACTCAGCCACCACAGGGTCCTTTCTGGTGTACCCCACGTCCTGCCCAGACTCACCTCTGCCTCTGCGTTTGGATCCTCCACGGAGTCCCTGGTGAGTGAGTCTCCAGCTTAGCCACATGGGCAGCCCTtctcctgggggcctggggccTAAGGAGCACCCCAAATCTCCTCTCCCCATATTGTGGCTGGGCAGGCAGGCAGTGTGTTCGGAGCTATTTGATTTGGCAAAGGGAAGGTGCTCTTGGGATACCAAGTAGCCCAGATCCAAAACTAAGACCACCAGGACACTTTCGTCCTGGTCTGAATCCTGTGTGGCCACAAATGAATCACTTTCCTCCTATGAGATTCAGACTATTGTAGCTGAGTTGTGTTGTTCTCAAATGGAGGACCCTGTGTGTGGTCTTGACAAGCAGCTGGATTACTGCCCACAGTTGTTATTGGTGTGTGAGCACTTGATGCCCACGGAGAACGCCTCATCCTCCCACAGATGGCACCACAACTCTGTGGACATTCAAAACCTGTTTCAAAGGAGCCACCTTCCCAGGCGGGCCCACAGCTGTACACAGTGCTGGAGTAGCCCCTGAGGTGAGGGGGTGGTAACAATGATCCTCACCAAATGTGGTCGCACCCGCTAGGGAAGACAGTGTCTTAGGATGGGCTAGAGTCTGACCACCAGCTCTCATGCTCACAAGCTTGGCAACTTTAGCCATATTTCCTAATCCATACAATGGGGCTAATACTAGCAGTTCTCAGCCTCAAAGAACAGCTCACAGGTTTTAAAACAGGGCAATTGTAATACAGCACCACAGAGCAGCAGACCTCTACTTGTCATCCCcgttcctttctctcccttcctttgcaCTTTAGCCTCCCCTTGCCTAGTCACCCACGGGGTCCCCAAACCTTCTGTGAGAAAGATGGGCTGTTTTCCTCAAGTCAACACTAGCAGAAGGGATTGAGGACCTCAAGACCCAGGAGCATACTCCTTAGAAGTCCCACAGCTCAagcagcagcccccaccccctaGGAAGCTATCTAGTAGCCCTGATTTTCCCTTCCCAGGTCTCAAGATTCTGTGTCGAGAAGACAGATTTGAAGGATTATGTCCTTCCCAATGCCAGCTGGTTTCCAGACATGCTGAGCATGTACCAGGAATTTCTGGAAAAGACCAAGGCTGATGGCTGGCTCAAACTGCCCTCCTTCAAGTCCAACAGAGACCACATCCAGGGGCTCAAGATACCATCTGGGTTTGCAGTTTCCTCAGGTACTTCCTCAGGTAAGGCCTGATCCGAGTGCACCCGCGGCACCCGCACACCCCAGCCTGCCGGGAGCAGCTTAACCAGCCCCCTTCCCCGCATCCAGGACTCTGGGTGGGAAATTCAACATCCCCCTTCCAATTCTCAGACAGAGTCCTGTCTGCTGTCTAACTCCACCCCTTATACTGCAGCCTCAGGCAGGTGGATGAGAAGAGTGTCCTCTCAGGTCTCTGGCTAACCTCTATCTGAGGAGAGCACATGCACAGGCCTGGCTTTGTTCCCAGCTAAGAGTGTTGGCACCAGAGAACTGCCAGCTCCACTCTGTGCCCTTCTGCCTCCTCACCAAGTGTTCTTTCTTCATTGATAAGCCTTATCCCAGGTCCTCCTCCCCCATCAAATAAAGGCCTTGGGGTGGGATGGGGCTCCCTCACTGCAGACCTCAGCAAGCCATCACTGCTCTGCTAGGCCCAGAGCAGCTCTCTCAAAACACCCACTGATCAGACTGATAGAGCTTCCACCCTCAGCTTtctttgtgtgcatgtatgtgtgtgtgtccattttttcttgtctctctcaTTCATATACGTGGTCTTCCCGCCCAGTGTTGACTGGGGGCGTGTAGTAGGCAGACTACCCTTGGGTTTATGgcacaaagaaagcagaagaaccaaaataattttttaaaagaatttggtaTTCATCCAAAAACAATGTAgttgttgttttaagaaaaagaactttggggacttttctgcatttcttttactGTTTAGTATTGTTGTtacttttaattatatattaattatatatgggacatttttaattttcagggtTTAAGCTCTGTTAGAGTCTTGACCTGGCCTTGATCCTATCTCCACCCTCAGCCGGGGAACTTCCTGAGTGTTTTTCCCTCCAGATCCAGGCCTCCCTGAAGTCAGGACTGTGCCCCCTCAGACTCAggggctccctgaggacagggctgTGACTCTGCTCTCTGATTGACTGCTCTCTGAGGACAGAGCCTGGGTGTCCTCTCGTTCTCTCCTCAACCTTTTGACTGAGGCAGGGCTCACCCCATGGTGCTGAATCACTGGCCCTGCACCCTGTTCGAGCCCCATGCCCTCATGCGCTCCCCTCTCTGGCTGCAATACTGCCCATCTCTCCCCAGACCAAGGTGACTGGCGCATCTTCATCAGATGCATCCAAGCGGAAGGACAAGGCTACGAATATGTCATCTTTTTCCACCCAACCAAGAAGAAATCCGTCTGTCTTTTCCAACCAGGCCCCTATCTGGAGGGGTCTCCAGGGTAAGGCAACAGGCAGCACCAGGGTAGATGTCCTTGGCTACGTCTCAGGCTTGGTTCAGCAGGTGGACCCACCACGACCAGGCCCTGGGGCCTCTCTCTAAGGAGCTGGGTGGGGCATGTGGGGCACTGGGCTTCAGTCTCATGATATCAGCCTAGAAGGACATCCCAGGTCCTCTGGTCCAGTCCCCAATATACAGACAAAAGAGAGCCTCCTTATCGAGGTCTAGGGATTTTCCAGTAAAAGGTCTTAGAGGCCACTTGGAGAAGAATGTGGTGAACTTGGAAGAGGCTAAGATTGGAATTAGGAGCCAGGCTTCCAGTCCTGCTCTGCCACTGCTGGCCTTGGGAGCTTAAGCAAGCAATT of the Equus quagga isolate Etosha38 chromosome 13, UCLA_HA_Equagga_1.0, whole genome shotgun sequence genome contains:
- the THEM5 gene encoding acyl-coenzyme A thioesterase THEM5 isoform X2, translating into MIRRGFPVAARLSHHRVLSGVPHVLPRLTSASAFGSSTESLVSRFCVEKTDLKDYVLPNASWFPDMLSMYQEFLEKTKADGWLKLPSFKSNRDHIQGLKIPSGFAVSSGTSSDQGDWRIFIRCIQAEGQGYEYVIFFHPTKKKSVCLFQPGPYLEGSPGCAHGGSLAAMMDETFSKTAYLAGEGLFTLSLNVRFKKCFPAAAAGRGLVPVRVTMSSGGPIADCPACLGPTTEEGGVPRK
- the THEM5 gene encoding acyl-coenzyme A thioesterase THEM5 isoform X1, which produces MIRRGFPVAARLSHHRVLSGVPHVLPRLTSASAFGSSTESLVSRFCVEKTDLKDYVLPNASWFPDMLSMYQEFLEKTKADGWLKLPSFKSNRDHIQGLKIPSGFAVSSGTSSDQGDWRIFIRCIQAEGQGYEYVIFFHPTKKKSVCLFQPGPYLEGSPGCAHGGSLAAMMDETFSKTAYLAGEGLFTLSLNVRFKNFIPVGSLAVLNVDVEKIEDQKIYMSCVTWSRDKQTVYAKSSGVFLQLPLEEDSSP